The window GGATAATTTACATTGTCTTTAATATTATGTAATGGTGAGTATGATTTAAGATTTAAATAGTCTTCTTCAATGCTTGGTGTACCAAATTCATTTAAATTAGTATTAACAGAACCTACTGTAAATTCAGAAAAACGCAACATATCAAAAGCCCCCGCTTGAGCGATGGCTGCTTTAAACAGTTCTGGTCTTTGTGTATAGGCTGCCCCAACTAACAAACCACCATGAGATCCTCCATTAATAGCTAACTTATTGGTATTAGTATATTTTTCAGATATAAGATATTCTGCAGCAGCAATAAAATCATCAATTGCAACCTGTTTGTTTAATCTACGTCCTGCTAATCCCCAATCACTTCCTTTTGCTCCACCGCCTCTAACGTTAGGTACCGCAATAATACCTCCATGTAATAACCACAAGGTTAAAGACTCGTCAAAACTAGGAACAATGGTTGTTCCATAACCTCCATAACCGCGTAATAACGTTGGGTTACTACCATCTAATTTAGTGTCTTTTAGACAAGAAATGTACATAGGTATTTCTGTTCCATCTTTTGATTTGTAGTTAATATATCTAGTTTCTAAGGTTTCAACTTTGTAAGGAACTGATAACACTTGAATTGGTTTAAAAGTTAAATCTGACAAGGTCAGTTGATACCATATCTTAGGATGAAAAAACGACGATACGCAAAAATCGGTATGCGTTGCACTGTCTTCATTTTCGTAAAAATAGTTTAATTGTTTTCCTTCTGGAAAATCGATTTTACGCAATAATTCTCCTGTCGTATTGAAAATTAAAGCAATATTTTTTCCTTTATCAGTATAGATACACGCTATTTTATCTTTACCCAATTTATTAACCTTAGATAATAAAATATCATACTCTCCTACTAATTCTGAGACTTTATTTAATGCTGTGATATCCGCAGCTAAAACTCTACCATTACTAGCGTCCCAGTTTGTATTTAAAATAGCTGTATTACCAAAAAGTTCTTCTATGCTAACATAAAGTCCTGGCGAATTTGGATATAATAAAAAATTAGTCAAATAAAACGATTCCGAATTGACATTAGCGACAGATAAGGCTCTATAAATAGTACCTTTTACCGTATAATAATGCTTAAAAAACAACTTATCATTCAACTTAAAATAAGTAAAACTATTGGTTCCAGAAGTATCTCCATTTTGATATAATAGTTTATCCTCTGACTGATTTTGTCCTAATTTATGGTAATATAATTTTTGACCTGTAGCCTTATCTAAAAGCGCTCTCCCCGGTTCCGCTTTATTATAAGAATCATATATCACATCCTTCCCTTGCCAGATTATATTGCTACTCACTCTTAAATTAGATAATCTGTCTATTAATTGCTCTCCCGTTAATAAATTAAAAAAGAACACTTCTCTCCAATCCCCTCCATTATGAGATATTTCGACAGCTATTAAATTATCGTCTTCATTTAAATAACGATTTGTTATAGCAACATTATCCTCTTTATCTATCATAAAGTCTTTAATCCTAACTAATCGTCTGTAGTTTTTTTGACCTCTAACTCTATACGTTAAGTCAGGTGCCCGGTTTGAATTGTCATTTTTAAAATCAAATTCATATTTACTCTTTAAACTATCTTCCTTTTCTCTATAAGTCGAAAGTTCTTTAGTACGAACACTATTATACATGGTTGCTATTTGATTTCTAAGAACCCACCAATTAGTATATCGTTTTTTATTTTTATCTGTTATTTTAGTCTGCTCAGCTAACCAATCTGGTAATCTAACATCCTCAGAGTTTTCCATCCATTGATAAGGGTCTGAAATTTTATCATTAAAATAAACATCAACTGTGGAATCTCTGGGCGTAACCGGGTAATCATGTGATTTTTGAGCATTTGCACTTGTTAATGCGCCTAAAACTAAAGTGATAATAAAAAATCGAACCATTAATTATTAATTTAAATATTTGTATCAAATGTACTTAAATTGTTAAAAATACACTTAGAATTACTAAAGTACTTTATACTATTTCAAACCTGCACATTCCTTTTTATCTTTTCTCATTTGATTGGTCATCAGACCATTTACAATAGAAAAAGCAACCAATATAGTACCAAATAAGTAGTTCCAATTCTCGCTCCCTTTAAAAAGGCATGCACCTACCAAAACAATAGTAACCCATACAATTGCGTTTATTAATATTAGTTTTTTCATACTTAATTAGACATAAATACGTCTATTTTGTTACAAACATTATAAGTTATTATTAATTTGCACCAAAAACAATCTCATGCAACTCGTTTTCGCTACAAACAATTCAAACAAAGTCAAAGAAGTCCAAAGCTTAATACCAAGTCATATAAAACTACTAAGCTTAAAAGATATTGGTTGTTTTGAAGACGTACCAGAAACTCAAGACAATATAGAAGGCAACGCCATCCAAAAAGCAGAATACATAAAACTGCACTATGGTTACGATTGCTTTGCGGACGATACAGGTTTAGAGGTAGAAACACTTAATGGAGCGCCTGGTGTTTTTAGCGCCAGATATGCTGGACCACAACGTAATGATAGTGATAACATGAATTTACTATTAGAGAAATTAAAGACTAAAGATAATAGAAAGGCACAATTTAAAACCGTTATCGCTTTAAACATAAATAATAAAATGGAAACGTTTACAGGAATTTGTAAAGGTGAAATAACAACTACAAAACAAGGCGAAAAAGGTTTTGGCTACGACCCTATTTTTAAAGCAAAAGGGTTTGAGAATACATTTGCTCAAATGGATTTAGAACAAAAAAACAGTATTGGTCATCGCGGAAAAGCAGTACAACAATTAGTTGCTTATTTAAATAGTCTTTAACGACTCGTACCAAAAAGAAAAAAACTACCATTCAAATTAATAAAATCACTAATAAACGTGTAAACTGTTTTATTAGTCATGTCTTTGATTAAAAACTATACTAATACATAAATGAGAAAAAGAATAGAAGAATTAGATGCTTTAAGAGGTATTGCTGCAATTTCTGTGGTTTTATTTCATTATTTTTTCAGATACAATCAATTATTTGGACATCCAAATATGGACGGAGCATTTTTTGCTTATGGAAAAAATGGTGTCGAATTATTTTTTATAATTAGTGGTTTTGTCATCTTTTGGTCCTTAAATAGTATAAAAAAACCCTTAGACTTTGTTGTCTCACGTTTCTCTCGTTTATATCCAGTATATTGGATTGCCGTTATATTAACCTTCTTATTTGTTGGCTTTTTTGAATTACCTGGAAGAGCTGTCGATTTACCTTCGTTTATAGGAAATTTTCTAATGTTTCATGATTATTTCGATATACCAAGCGTAGATGGAGTTTACTGGACTTTAAAAGTAGAGCTTACGTTTTACTTATGGATTTTAGTAATCTTAAGCCTAAAAAAACTCCATAAAATAAATATTATTATCCTTTTCGCACTAATTTTAAGCGCCTTAATTCATTTAAAAATTATACACTTACCGCGACAGGTAAAAGAACTATTAATGTTCCAATGGTTTGCCCTTTTCAGTATTGGAATATGTCTTTATAAAATTTCAAATAAAAAACATAACACCTTTACATTTGTAAATTTAACATTATCGCTTCTAATAACAATACTTATATTTTCGTTTAAGAGCTTCATAATTTATAGTTGTTTTACTATAATTTTATATTTAGCAGTTAATAACAAAATGAGCTTTCTAAGAAACAAAAAACTAATATTCCTCGGAACTATATCTTACAGCTTGTACTTAATACACCAAAACATAGGATATATAATTATTAGAAAAGGATATCAATATGATATACATCCTATAATCTCTATAACTATTGCCATAATATTCACAATAGGATTATCCTTTCTATTGAATAAATATATTGAGAAACCAACCGGGAAATTCATAAAAAAAATATATAAACTACGTCAACCTACAACTATTTCTAAACAAAAAAAATCAACTATTGACACTTTATAAGTTTATTAAAAAAAAATTCTTTGCATTAAATAAAAATACATCATTTATTATTTAACGTAATTAAAATATCAAAGTTGACCTTTCTCTATTAATAGCTTTCCATGTATTTGTTTTAGAACACTTTAGCACTTTATTAATTAAAAAATTGAATATCAAAATAAAAGTGTACCTTTGCAACCTGAAAAACCCATGAGGGTTTCTCTATTCCTCAGAGAGAGGATGTGTTATTAGAAGTTAAGGTTAAGTATATTCAATGCGCTTCTATTTGTAACACCAAACAGATTGACATTGAAATACATAACAAAAAAGAATGAGCACATTCCAAGATTTAGGTCTAAACGAAGATCTATTAAAAGGTATTAACGATTTAGGTTTTGAAAAACCATCAGAAGTACAAGCAAAAGCAATCCCAATTTTATTAAACGAAGAAACAGATTTAGTAGCGTTAGCGCAAACTGGAACTGGTAAAACTGCAGCATTTGGTTTTCCAATGTTACAGAAGATTGACGTAAACAGTCGTACCACTCAAGGTTTAATTTTATCTCCAACACGTGAACTTTGTTTACAGATTGCGAATGAAATGAAAGCCTACGGTAAATACTGTAAAGGTTTAAATGTTGTCGCTATATATGGTGGTTCAAGTATTACTGATCAAGCAAGAGAAGTAAAACGTGGAGCGCAAATCATTGTAGCTACACCTGGTCGTATGAAAGATATGATCAATCGTCGCTTAGTAGACATTACTAAAATCCAATATTCGGTTTTAGATGAAGCTGATGAGATGTTAAACATGGGATTCAAGGAAGACATTACAGACATATTATCTGGTACTCCTGACGACAAGAACACATGGTTATTCTCTGCTACAATGCCAAGAGAAGTTTCCACTATTGCTAAGAAATTTATGGTTAATCCACAAGAAATTACTGTGGGGCATAAAAATGAAAGTACAAGTAACGTCTCTCACGAATATTACATGGTTAACGCTCGTGATCGTTACCAAGCTTTAAAACGTTTAGCAGATGCAAATCCTGATATATTTTCAGTTATATTTTGTAGAACAAAACGTGATACGCAAAAAGTAGCTGAAAACTTAATAGAAGACGGTTACAGTGCTGGTGCATTACATGGTGATTTATCTCAAAATCAACGTGATATTGTAATGAAGCAATTTAGATCTCGTCAAATCCAAATGCTTGTTGCAACAGATGTTGCTGCACGTGGTATTGATGTAGATGATATTACACACGTTATTAATTACCAATTAAGTGACGAGATAGAAACTTATACACACCGTTCTGGTAGAACAGGTCGTGCTGGTAAAACAGGTGTATCTATGGTAATTGTTTCTAAAAGTGAAGTACGTCGTTTAAAAAGTATCGAGCGTATTATTAACAAGAAATTTGAATTAAAAGAAATTCCTAACGGAATGGCTATTTGCGAAGTACAATTAATGTCTTTAGCAAATAAAATACATAACACAGAAATCAATCATGAGATTGATAAATATTTGGGAGATATTAATACTTTATTTGAAGACACTTCAAAAGAAGAACTTATTAAAAAATTCTTCTCTGTAGAGTTTACTCGTTTCTTTAACTATTATCAAAAATCTAAAAACTTAAATGTTGCAGGTGGAGACTCTGGTCGTGATAGTGGTCGTGAAGGAAGACCTC is drawn from Psychroserpens sp. NJDZ02 and contains these coding sequences:
- a CDS encoding non-canonical purine NTP diphosphatase, whose translation is MQLVFATNNSNKVKEVQSLIPSHIKLLSLKDIGCFEDVPETQDNIEGNAIQKAEYIKLHYGYDCFADDTGLEVETLNGAPGVFSARYAGPQRNDSDNMNLLLEKLKTKDNRKAQFKTVIALNINNKMETFTGICKGEITTTKQGEKGFGYDPIFKAKGFENTFAQMDLEQKNSIGHRGKAVQQLVAYLNSL
- a CDS encoding DEAD/DEAH box helicase, producing MSTFQDLGLNEDLLKGINDLGFEKPSEVQAKAIPILLNEETDLVALAQTGTGKTAAFGFPMLQKIDVNSRTTQGLILSPTRELCLQIANEMKAYGKYCKGLNVVAIYGGSSITDQAREVKRGAQIIVATPGRMKDMINRRLVDITKIQYSVLDEADEMLNMGFKEDITDILSGTPDDKNTWLFSATMPREVSTIAKKFMVNPQEITVGHKNESTSNVSHEYYMVNARDRYQALKRLADANPDIFSVIFCRTKRDTQKVAENLIEDGYSAGALHGDLSQNQRDIVMKQFRSRQIQMLVATDVAARGIDVDDITHVINYQLSDEIETYTHRSGRTGRAGKTGVSMVIVSKSEVRRLKSIERIINKKFELKEIPNGMAICEVQLMSLANKIHNTEINHEIDKYLGDINTLFEDTSKEELIKKFFSVEFTRFFNYYQKSKNLNVAGGDSGRDSGREGRPQSSGSAARFFINVGEKDGYDWMKLKDFLKEVLDLGRDDVFKVDVKETFSFFNTEKEHQEKVLAFFTDYKDNGRFVNVEVTEDRGGSRGGGRDRNRGGGGGRRREGGSGGGRRRDDKPRGERRSSRRSDDSSGSRSDRRRSNEGNSDSNGGRGDRDKSEFKTSHSRPTRSRRRD
- a CDS encoding acyltransferase family protein translates to MRKRIEELDALRGIAAISVVLFHYFFRYNQLFGHPNMDGAFFAYGKNGVELFFIISGFVIFWSLNSIKKPLDFVVSRFSRLYPVYWIAVILTFLFVGFFELPGRAVDLPSFIGNFLMFHDYFDIPSVDGVYWTLKVELTFYLWILVILSLKKLHKINIIILFALILSALIHLKIIHLPRQVKELLMFQWFALFSIGICLYKISNKKHNTFTFVNLTLSLLITILIFSFKSFIIYSCFTIILYLAVNNKMSFLRNKKLIFLGTISYSLYLIHQNIGYIIIRKGYQYDIHPIISITIAIIFTIGLSFLLNKYIEKPTGKFIKKIYKLRQPTTISKQKKSTIDTL
- a CDS encoding prolyl oligopeptidase family serine peptidase; protein product: MVRFFIITLVLGALTSANAQKSHDYPVTPRDSTVDVYFNDKISDPYQWMENSEDVRLPDWLAEQTKITDKNKKRYTNWWVLRNQIATMYNSVRTKELSTYREKEDSLKSKYEFDFKNDNSNRAPDLTYRVRGQKNYRRLVRIKDFMIDKEDNVAITNRYLNEDDNLIAVEISHNGGDWREVFFFNLLTGEQLIDRLSNLRVSSNIIWQGKDVIYDSYNKAEPGRALLDKATGQKLYYHKLGQNQSEDKLLYQNGDTSGTNSFTYFKLNDKLFFKHYYTVKGTIYRALSVANVNSESFYLTNFLLYPNSPGLYVSIEELFGNTAILNTNWDASNGRVLAADITALNKVSELVGEYDILLSKVNKLGKDKIACIYTDKGKNIALIFNTTGELLRKIDFPEGKQLNYFYENEDSATHTDFCVSSFFHPKIWYQLTLSDLTFKPIQVLSVPYKVETLETRYINYKSKDGTEIPMYISCLKDTKLDGSNPTLLRGYGGYGTTIVPSFDESLTLWLLHGGIIAVPNVRGGGAKGSDWGLAGRRLNKQVAIDDFIAAAEYLISEKYTNTNKLAINGGSHGGLLVGAAYTQRPELFKAAIAQAGAFDMLRFSEFTVGSVNTNLNEFGTPSIEEDYLNLKSYSPLHNIKDNVNYPNLMLITGKNDDRVPPLHSYKFLATLQEKGSDESLYSLLLIDGTGHGGALNNKDFEKLTLYKYAFLFDQLEVKID